One Mixta gaviniae genomic window carries:
- a CDS encoding ABC transporter ATP-binding protein, with protein MQHILQVQNVSQRFTTGEGEFLALDRVSFDVRAGETISLIGHSGCGKSTLLNLLAGLTLPSDGVLLCHNREIAGPGPERAMVFQNHSLLPWLTAQENVALAVDQLFKQSMSRAERQAWIAHNLARVQMSHAAHKRPGELSGGMKQRVGIARALAMKPRVLLMDEPFGALDALTRAHLQDSVMRIQQELNTTIVLITHDVDEAVLLSDRVLMMTNGPAATLGETLTIDLPRPRSRVALADDPRYHQLRQQILHFLYEKQSHAA; from the coding sequence ATGCAACATATTCTTCAGGTGCAAAACGTCAGCCAGCGCTTTACCACCGGCGAGGGCGAATTTCTGGCGCTGGATCGCGTGTCGTTCGACGTGCGCGCCGGCGAAACCATCAGTCTGATCGGCCACTCCGGCTGCGGCAAATCCACACTGCTCAACCTGCTCGCCGGCCTGACGCTGCCGAGCGATGGCGTACTGCTGTGCCATAACCGCGAGATCGCCGGGCCTGGCCCGGAGCGGGCGATGGTGTTTCAGAACCACTCGCTGCTGCCGTGGCTGACGGCGCAGGAGAACGTGGCGCTGGCGGTCGATCAGCTGTTTAAGCAGAGCATGAGCCGGGCGGAGCGGCAGGCATGGATCGCGCATAACCTGGCGCGGGTGCAGATGAGCCACGCCGCCCATAAGCGGCCCGGCGAGCTATCGGGCGGCATGAAGCAGCGCGTCGGCATTGCGCGCGCGCTGGCGATGAAGCCGCGCGTCCTGCTGATGGATGAGCCCTTCGGCGCGCTGGACGCCCTGACGCGTGCCCATCTGCAGGATAGCGTGATGCGCATTCAGCAGGAGCTGAACACCACCATCGTGCTGATTACCCATGATGTCGATGAAGCGGTGCTGCTGTCGGATCGCGTGCTGATGATGACCAACGGCCCGGCGGCCACGCTGGGCGAAACGCTGACTATCGATCTGCCGCGCCCGCGTTCGCGTGTGGCGCTGGCAGACGACCCGCGTTATCACCAGCTGCGTCAGCAGATCCTGCATTTCCTCTATGAAAAGCAGAGCCATGCGGCCTGA
- the nirB gene encoding nitrite reductase large subunit NirB gives MPEDLVIIGNGMAATRLRERLLALAPQRWRITVIGRETHGSYNRIQLSPVLSGETVFHDTLLRTPDEDARQGVTLLQGESVLTIDTRQRTLTTDRRRLRWDHLVFATGADPTLPAIPGVAQPHVGGFRTLADVERMLSIPGPALVLGGGLLGIEAAAALRRRGREVTLVHRHGWLLDRQLDATAGELLAQALRQRGICCRLGEGIAAIHGDSVTLTGGVRLPAAQVLIAIGITPATALARAAGIPCGRGIVVDRQLRSVVDGVSALGECCEIDGETVGLAAPCLAQAEIVAQRLAGQPTADFHYRPSGTRLKVTGIDIFSAGETNDAPGSRVLTAFDPLSQHYRRLTLRDGRLTGVMLYGDTAAAAPLLQHLQRGAALDAAALFGFDNDGQPEAAESDAMSKPVLVVIGHGMVGHYFLEQLVQQHLHLRYHIVVYGEERHSAYDRVHLSDYFSGRDADALSLVNGDFFAEYGIELRCHEKIIALDCQRRCVRDESGREMAWDRLVLATGSRAFVPPIPGHQAENCFVYRTLDDLDAIKARAAHARRGVVIGGGLLGLEAANALRMLGLETHVVEFAPRLMAVQLDEGGAQMLRRKIEALGVTVHTRTETRQIEAQADGSLLLHFADGATLQSDLVLFSAGIRPRDELARAAGLPLGERGGIVIDDTCLTRDPAIAAIGECASWQGQIFGLVAPGYQMARVLASHLAQQPAAFSGADMSTKLKLLGVEVASLGDAHGRSAGSQSYLWTNGPQEVYKKIVVSADGKTLLGAVLVGDSSEYSTLQQMMLNGIALPPQPESLILPRSPDAPTPALGVAALPAGAQICSCHNVSKGDICQAVSAGCGDMASLKRCTKAATGCGGCSALVKQVMEHQLAAQGVEVKKDICEHFTFSRQALYHLVRVGNIKTFDALLAKHGRGHGCEICKPLAASLFASCWNEYLLQPQHLPLQETNDRYFANIQKDGSYSVVPRIPGGEITPQGLIAIGQIAERFNLYSKITGGQRIDLFGAPLDKLPAIWQALLDAGFETGHAYGKSLRTVKSCVGSSWCRYGVQDSTAFAIRLENRYKGLRAPHKIKMAVSGCTRECAEAQSKDIGVIATDKGWNLYICGNGGMKPRHADLFASDLDDETLIRYVDRLLMFYIRTADRLQRTSVWMDNLEGGLAYLRDVVIGDSLGIGGELESEMRQVVESWQCEWRTTLASPDRLQLFRAAVNDARPDETLRWRETRGQIQPAGAPPAAAPALPAEPWSDICALEAIPPQAGIGARLGTQRIALFRFADRVYALEDREPESDASVMSRGLLGDAAGEPIVISPLYKQRFRLSDGTALDRSDLRLRCWPVRIVGGRVLVASAPLALARVAEAS, from the coding sequence ATGCCTGAAGATCTGGTGATTATCGGCAACGGCATGGCGGCGACGCGGCTACGGGAGCGGCTGCTGGCGCTGGCACCGCAGCGCTGGCGCATCACCGTTATCGGCCGCGAGACGCACGGCAGCTACAACCGCATTCAGCTGTCGCCGGTACTGAGCGGCGAAACGGTGTTTCACGACACGCTGCTGCGCACGCCGGATGAGGATGCGCGTCAGGGCGTTACGCTGTTGCAGGGCGAAAGCGTACTGACCATCGATACCCGGCAGCGCACCCTGACGACCGATCGTCGTCGCCTGCGCTGGGATCATCTGGTGTTCGCCACCGGTGCCGATCCGACGCTGCCGGCGATTCCCGGCGTCGCGCAGCCGCATGTCGGCGGCTTTCGCACCCTGGCGGACGTTGAACGCATGCTGAGCATTCCCGGCCCGGCGCTGGTGCTGGGCGGCGGCCTGCTGGGCATTGAAGCGGCGGCGGCGCTGCGGCGGCGCGGGCGCGAGGTCACGCTGGTGCATCGCCACGGCTGGCTGCTGGATCGCCAGCTGGATGCCACGGCAGGCGAGCTGCTGGCGCAGGCGCTACGCCAGCGCGGCATCTGTTGTCGGCTGGGCGAAGGCATCGCCGCGATTCATGGTGACAGTGTCACTTTAACCGGCGGCGTGCGGCTGCCGGCGGCGCAGGTGTTGATCGCCATCGGCATCACCCCGGCGACAGCGCTGGCACGCGCGGCGGGCATTCCTTGCGGGCGCGGCATTGTGGTGGACCGCCAGCTGCGTAGCGTCGTCGACGGGGTATCGGCGCTGGGTGAATGCTGTGAAATCGACGGCGAAACCGTTGGGCTGGCGGCGCCTTGTCTGGCGCAGGCGGAAATCGTGGCGCAGCGGCTGGCGGGCCAGCCGACCGCCGATTTCCACTACCGGCCGTCGGGGACGCGGCTCAAGGTCACCGGCATCGATATCTTCAGCGCGGGCGAAACGAACGACGCGCCGGGCAGTCGCGTGCTGACCGCCTTCGATCCGCTTAGCCAGCACTATCGGCGGCTGACGCTGCGCGACGGCAGGCTGACCGGCGTCATGCTGTATGGCGACACCGCGGCGGCGGCGCCGCTGCTGCAACATCTGCAACGCGGCGCGGCGCTGGACGCCGCCGCGCTGTTTGGTTTCGATAACGATGGGCAGCCTGAGGCTGCGGAGAGCGACGCGATGAGCAAACCGGTTCTGGTGGTGATAGGTCACGGCATGGTTGGCCACTATTTTCTTGAGCAGCTGGTGCAGCAGCATTTGCACCTGCGCTATCACATCGTGGTATACGGTGAGGAGCGGCACAGCGCCTATGACCGCGTTCACCTCTCCGATTACTTCTCCGGCCGCGATGCCGATGCGCTGTCGCTGGTGAACGGGGATTTCTTTGCTGAGTACGGTATTGAGTTACGCTGTCACGAAAAGATTATTGCTCTCGATTGCCAGCGCCGCTGCGTGCGCGATGAGAGCGGCCGCGAGATGGCCTGGGATCGGCTGGTGCTGGCCACCGGCTCCCGGGCTTTTGTGCCGCCGATCCCCGGGCATCAGGCAGAAAACTGCTTTGTCTACCGTACGCTTGATGACCTTGATGCGATTAAAGCGCGCGCGGCTCACGCCCGACGCGGCGTAGTGATTGGCGGCGGCCTGCTGGGACTGGAGGCGGCGAACGCCCTGCGTATGCTGGGGCTGGAGACCCATGTAGTGGAGTTCGCGCCGCGCCTGATGGCGGTGCAGCTTGATGAAGGGGGCGCGCAGATGCTGCGGCGTAAAATCGAGGCGCTGGGCGTGACGGTGCATACCCGGACCGAAACGCGGCAGATTGAAGCGCAGGCGGATGGCTCGCTGCTGCTGCATTTCGCCGATGGCGCCACGCTGCAGAGCGATCTGGTGCTGTTTTCCGCCGGCATTCGTCCGCGTGATGAGCTGGCACGCGCCGCCGGGCTGCCGCTGGGGGAGCGCGGCGGCATTGTGATCGACGATACCTGCCTCACCCGCGATCCGGCGATCGCGGCGATCGGCGAATGCGCCAGCTGGCAGGGGCAGATCTTCGGTCTGGTGGCGCCGGGCTATCAGATGGCGCGCGTGCTGGCCAGCCATCTGGCGCAGCAGCCCGCCGCCTTCAGCGGCGCGGACATGAGTACCAAACTGAAGCTGCTGGGGGTAGAGGTTGCCTCGCTGGGCGACGCGCACGGGCGCAGCGCGGGTTCTCAGAGCTATCTCTGGACCAACGGCCCGCAGGAGGTTTACAAAAAAATCGTTGTCTCTGCCGACGGCAAAACATTACTGGGCGCGGTGCTGGTGGGCGACAGCAGCGAATACAGCACGCTGCAACAGATGATGCTGAACGGTATTGCGCTGCCGCCGCAGCCGGAAAGCCTGATCCTGCCGCGCAGCCCCGACGCGCCGACGCCAGCGTTAGGTGTGGCGGCGCTGCCCGCTGGCGCGCAGATCTGCTCCTGCCATAACGTCAGCAAAGGCGATATCTGTCAGGCGGTCAGCGCCGGATGTGGCGATATGGCGTCGCTAAAACGCTGCACCAAAGCGGCCACCGGCTGCGGCGGCTGCAGCGCGCTGGTAAAACAGGTTATGGAGCATCAGCTGGCGGCGCAGGGCGTCGAGGTGAAAAAGGATATCTGCGAACATTTCACCTTCTCCCGGCAAGCGCTGTATCACCTGGTGCGCGTCGGCAATATCAAAACCTTTGACGCGCTGCTGGCGAAACATGGGCGCGGCCACGGCTGCGAGATCTGCAAGCCGCTGGCGGCATCGCTGTTTGCCTCCTGCTGGAACGAATATCTGTTACAGCCGCAGCATCTGCCGCTGCAGGAGACCAACGATCGCTACTTCGCCAATATTCAAAAGGATGGCAGCTATTCGGTGGTGCCGCGCATTCCCGGCGGCGAGATCACCCCGCAGGGGCTGATCGCCATCGGCCAAATCGCCGAACGCTTTAATCTTTACAGCAAAATCACCGGCGGCCAGCGCATCGACCTGTTTGGCGCGCCGCTCGATAAGTTGCCCGCTATCTGGCAGGCGCTGCTCGACGCTGGCTTCGAAACCGGCCACGCCTACGGTAAATCGCTGCGCACGGTGAAATCCTGCGTTGGCAGCAGCTGGTGCCGCTACGGCGTGCAGGACTCGACCGCTTTCGCCATCCGGCTGGAGAACCGCTACAAGGGGCTGCGCGCGCCGCACAAAATTAAAATGGCGGTTTCCGGCTGTACCCGCGAATGCGCCGAAGCGCAGAGTAAAGATATCGGCGTGATCGCCACCGATAAGGGCTGGAACCTCTATATTTGCGGCAACGGAGGCATGAAGCCGCGCCACGCCGATCTCTTCGCCAGCGATCTCGATGATGAAACGCTGATCCGTTATGTCGATCGCTTGCTGATGTTCTATATCCGCACGGCCGATCGCCTGCAGCGCACCAGCGTCTGGATGGATAATCTGGAGGGCGGGCTGGCCTACCTGCGCGATGTGGTGATTGGTGACAGCCTCGGCATCGGCGGCGAACTGGAAAGCGAGATGCGGCAAGTCGTGGAGAGCTGGCAGTGCGAATGGCGTACCACGCTCGCCTCGCCGGATCGGCTGCAGCTGTTCCGCGCCGCCGTCAACGATGCGCGTCCGGACGAAACCCTGCGCTGGCGCGAGACGCGCGGCCAGATCCAGCCTGCGGGCGCGCCGCCCGCCGCCGCGCCCGCGCTCCCTGCCGAGCCGTGGAGCGATATCTGCGCGCTGGAGGCGATTCCGCCCCAGGCGGGCATCGGCGCCCGGCTGGGCACGCAGCGCATCGCGCTGTTCCGCTTCGCCGATCGCGTCTACGCCCTGGAGGATCGCGAGCCGGAGAGCGATGCCAGCGTGATGTCGCGCGGCCTGCTGGGCGACGCGGCGGGCGAGCCGATAGTGATCTCCCCGCTCTATAAACAGCGCTTTCGTCTGAGTGACGGCACGGCGCTCGACCGAAGCGATCTGCGGCTGCGCTGCTGGCCGGTCCGCATCGTCGGCGGCCGGGTACTGGTCGCCAGCGCGCCGCTGGCGCTGGCGCGCGTGGCGGAGGCATCATGA
- the ntrB gene encoding nitrate ABC transporter permease: protein MKNEAQIVPLTRERPRRAAPVMALPPVAPRPRRRRWSAKPLLRRLIPPGCGLLLLLTVWQIAAMSSSGFPTPLKTWQAALPLFADPFYDGGPNDRGIGWNVIASLTRVAVGFGLAALVGIPAGFLIGRFRFLAAMFNPLIALLRPVSPLAWLPIGLLLFQRAEPASSWTIFICAIWPMVINTAEGVRRIPQDYLNVARVLNLPEWTVMRKILLPAVLPAILTGVRLSIGIAWLVIVAAEMLTGGMGIGFWIWNEWNNLNVEHILIAIFIIGAVGLLLEQGLMLLARRFSWDK from the coding sequence ATGAAAAATGAAGCTCAGATTGTTCCCCTGACCCGCGAACGGCCGCGCCGCGCGGCGCCGGTGATGGCGCTGCCGCCTGTGGCACCGCGTCCGCGCCGTCGCCGCTGGTCCGCAAAGCCGCTGTTACGGCGGCTGATCCCGCCCGGCTGCGGTCTGCTGCTGTTGCTGACGGTCTGGCAGATCGCCGCGATGAGCAGCAGCGGCTTTCCCACGCCGCTGAAAACCTGGCAGGCGGCGCTGCCGCTGTTCGCCGATCCCTTTTATGACGGCGGGCCGAACGATCGCGGCATCGGCTGGAATGTGATCGCCTCGCTGACGCGGGTGGCGGTCGGCTTCGGCCTGGCGGCGCTGGTGGGTATTCCGGCAGGCTTTCTGATCGGCCGTTTCCGCTTTCTCGCCGCGATGTTCAACCCGCTGATCGCGCTGCTGCGGCCGGTCAGCCCGCTCGCCTGGCTGCCGATCGGCCTGCTGCTGTTTCAGCGCGCCGAGCCTGCCTCCAGCTGGACCATCTTTATCTGCGCTATCTGGCCGATGGTCATCAATACCGCCGAGGGCGTACGGCGCATTCCGCAGGACTATCTCAACGTGGCGCGGGTGCTGAACCTGCCGGAGTGGACGGTGATGCGCAAAATCCTGCTGCCGGCGGTGCTGCCGGCGATATTGACCGGCGTGCGCCTGTCGATCGGTATTGCCTGGCTGGTGATTGTCGCCGCCGAGATGCTGACCGGCGGCATGGGCATCGGCTTCTGGATCTGGAACGAGTGGAACAACCTTAACGTGGAACACATTCTGATCGCCATTTTCATTATCGGCGCGGTGGGCCTGCTGCTGGAGCAGGGGCTCATGCTGCTGGCGCGCCGTTTCAGCTGGGATAAATAG
- a CDS encoding nitrate regulatory protein translates to MMNTLGYARRYLAAARESELSALQGLLSSGALLEGISALIHALQRERGASTLWLCAAAGQTTETLAARQQEADRALEAMIARLPPRRADGSRFYSRAALALHALSGLATLRDQVARRQLPHAEAMQHYSETIRHLLHLIVEAADTASDPQMSRALLALFSFMQGKELAGQERALGAAGFAAGAFSHAAQRQLITLLAGQDRSFATFVQFADDASLQAWRAMAEAGQETEKLRRIACSGMTTRGVEAQHWFRLLSERLDAMKQIEDRLAQQMLITCRRCIDRVAQTEGDDWTACGVGQGYSLYVAAAPWLEEGEGALDAGGVAPHLSRSLLAMLEQQAQRLQAQSDELAVMRDALAQRKEIERAKALLMQHHQCDEQQAWHTLRKMAMNQNKRVWEVARALVAVSSAFALPQKG, encoded by the coding sequence ATGATGAACACCCTCGGCTATGCCAGGCGCTATCTCGCGGCCGCGCGCGAAAGCGAACTTTCCGCCCTGCAGGGGCTGCTGAGCAGCGGCGCGCTGCTGGAGGGGATCAGCGCGCTGATCCATGCGCTGCAGCGTGAGCGCGGCGCCTCAACGCTTTGGCTCTGCGCCGCAGCGGGACAGACGACAGAAACGCTCGCCGCCCGTCAGCAGGAGGCGGATCGGGCGCTGGAGGCAATGATCGCGCGGCTGCCGCCGCGGCGCGCCGACGGCAGCCGCTTCTACAGCCGCGCCGCGCTGGCGCTGCATGCGCTGAGCGGACTGGCAACGCTGCGTGACCAGGTCGCCCGGCGTCAGCTGCCGCATGCGGAGGCGATGCAGCACTACAGCGAAACCATCCGCCACCTGCTGCATCTGATCGTCGAGGCGGCCGATACCGCCAGCGATCCGCAGATGTCGCGCGCGCTGCTGGCGCTGTTCAGCTTCATGCAGGGGAAAGAGCTGGCGGGACAGGAGCGCGCCCTCGGCGCGGCGGGGTTCGCCGCCGGCGCCTTTAGCCACGCAGCGCAGCGGCAGCTGATCACGCTGCTGGCGGGTCAGGATCGCAGCTTCGCCACCTTCGTGCAGTTTGCTGACGATGCCAGCCTGCAGGCGTGGCGCGCCATGGCCGAAGCGGGGCAGGAGACGGAAAAGCTGCGGCGTATCGCCTGCAGTGGAATGACGACGCGCGGCGTCGAGGCGCAGCACTGGTTCCGCCTGCTGAGCGAACGGCTCGATGCGATGAAGCAGATTGAAGATCGCCTGGCGCAGCAGATGCTGATCACCTGCCGTCGCTGTATCGACAGGGTGGCACAGACGGAGGGCGATGACTGGACGGCCTGCGGCGTCGGACAGGGCTACAGCCTTTACGTGGCAGCCGCGCCCTGGCTGGAAGAGGGCGAGGGCGCGCTGGATGCGGGCGGCGTTGCGCCGCATCTGAGCCGCTCGCTGCTGGCGATGCTGGAGCAGCAGGCGCAGCGGCTGCAGGCGCAGAGCGACGAACTGGCGGTGATGCGCGACGCGCTGGCGCAGCGTAAAGAGATCGAACGCGCCAAAGCGTTGTTAATGCAGCATCACCAGTGCGACGAACAGCAGGCCTGGCACACGCTGCGCAAAATGGCGATGAATCAAAACAAACGGGTCTGGGAGGTCGCCCGGGCGCTGGTGGCGGTCTCCTCCGCCTTTGCATTACCTCAAAAAGGGTAG
- a CDS encoding methyl-accepting chemotaxis protein has protein sequence MLSSIRARLVAITTASVVTALIINTTLNYRVAEKYNQQAITDTLEAVTKSHDAAIAEWVSGKSAMIASLTPVALSADSVPAFKQIAAAGGFTNVYAGYASKVAKFSEAAGIPPDFDPTGRPWYLQAQAAGQPIVTPPYIDVASGKLVVAFAVPVVANGALQAVLSGDVAMDSVVANVGAIRPTPASSGLLIDKNGTIVTTSDAGMALKPVKSLLPDLDVPALLASQQPVTARLNGVEKLLLAKPVSGTDWYLVVALDKNDASAGMRSLLSTSAVSLVLLVVVAALVIGLLIGALMRRLISIRDAMRAISSGDDDLTQRLPVNGDDEVSQIASAFNAFTDKLATVMTQLRDASASVQVAANEIASGNADLSGRTEQAANNLRETVSAMDAISHSVTDSTQSAMQANQQAASASDAARRGGDVVSSVIATMETIEQASGKIGDIISVIDGIAFQTNILALNAAVEAARAGEQGRGFAVVAGEVRNLAQRSAQAAKEIKGLIDSTTQSVAAGSRYVRMAGESMTDIVSSVASVSEIMESITHASETQLRGIQGVHLAIGKLDEMVQQNAELVVESTAAAGALKFQANELAETAGHFRL, from the coding sequence ATGCTCTCTTCGATCCGCGCTCGTCTCGTCGCCATCACCACCGCCAGCGTGGTGACGGCGCTTATCATCAACACCACGCTCAACTATCGGGTGGCGGAAAAATATAACCAGCAGGCGATTACCGATACGCTGGAAGCGGTCACCAAAAGCCATGACGCGGCGATTGCCGAGTGGGTGAGCGGTAAATCGGCGATGATCGCCTCGCTGACGCCGGTAGCGCTCAGCGCCGATTCGGTGCCGGCCTTTAAGCAGATCGCCGCGGCAGGCGGCTTTACCAACGTCTACGCCGGCTACGCCAGCAAAGTGGCGAAGTTCTCCGAGGCGGCGGGCATCCCGCCCGATTTCGATCCAACCGGCCGGCCGTGGTACCTACAGGCGCAGGCGGCGGGCCAACCGATCGTGACGCCGCCCTATATCGATGTCGCCAGCGGCAAGCTGGTGGTCGCTTTCGCCGTGCCGGTTGTGGCGAACGGCGCGCTGCAGGCGGTCCTGTCGGGCGACGTGGCGATGGACAGCGTGGTAGCGAACGTCGGCGCTATCCGTCCGACGCCCGCCAGCAGCGGCCTGCTGATCGATAAGAACGGCACCATCGTTACCACCAGCGACGCCGGTATGGCGCTGAAGCCGGTGAAAAGCCTGCTGCCCGATCTCGACGTGCCCGCCCTGCTGGCGAGTCAGCAGCCGGTGACGGCGCGTCTGAACGGCGTGGAGAAGCTGCTGCTGGCGAAGCCGGTCAGCGGCACCGACTGGTATCTGGTGGTGGCGCTGGATAAAAACGACGCCTCCGCCGGCATGCGCTCCCTGCTCTCTACCTCGGCGGTGTCGCTGGTGCTGCTGGTGGTGGTCGCGGCGCTGGTTATCGGCCTGCTGATCGGCGCGCTGATGCGTCGTCTGATTTCCATTCGCGACGCGATGCGCGCCATCAGCTCCGGGGACGACGATCTGACCCAGCGCCTGCCGGTCAACGGCGATGATGAAGTGTCACAAATCGCCAGCGCCTTTAACGCCTTTACCGATAAGCTGGCGACGGTGATGACCCAGCTGCGCGACGCCAGCGCCTCGGTGCAGGTTGCGGCCAACGAAATCGCCAGCGGCAACGCCGATCTCTCCGGGCGTACCGAACAGGCGGCCAACAACCTGCGCGAGACGGTCAGCGCCATGGATGCTATCAGCCATTCGGTCACCGATTCCACTCAGTCGGCGATGCAGGCGAATCAGCAGGCCGCCTCAGCATCTGACGCGGCGCGCCGCGGCGGCGACGTGGTTTCCAGCGTGATCGCCACCATGGAGACCATCGAACAGGCTTCCGGCAAAATCGGCGATATCATCAGCGTGATCGACGGCATTGCCTTCCAGACCAATATCCTGGCGCTGAACGCGGCGGTAGAGGCGGCACGCGCCGGCGAGCAGGGTCGCGGTTTCGCCGTGGTCGCCGGCGAGGTGCGCAACCTGGCGCAGCGCAGCGCCCAGGCGGCGAAAGAGATCAAGGGCCTGATCGACAGCACCACCCAGAGCGTGGCGGCCGGGTCGCGCTACGTGCGCATGGCGGGTGAAAGCATGACCGATATCGTCAGCAGCGTCGCCAGCGTTTCGGAAATTATGGAGAGCATCACCCACGCCAGCGAAACGCAGCTGCGCGGCATTCAGGGCGTGCATCTGGCGATCGGCAAGCTGGACGAGATGGTGCAGCAGAACGCCGAGCTGGTAGTGGAATCGACCGCCGCCGCCGGCGCGCTGAAGTTCCAGGCCAACGAGCTGGCGGAAACCGCCGGTCACTTCCGTCTGTAA
- a CDS encoding CmpA/NrtA family ABC transporter substrate-binding protein, with the protein MSNAGFIASRRRFLIGGALAAGGLLAPGLRNAVWAAGSDAPEKTQLRVGFIPLTDCAPLVMAALKGFDKKHGVSLQLSKEASWAAVRDKLTSGELDAAHALYGMIYGLHLGIAGPQRAMANLMTLNNNGQAITLSNQLKAQGVTDGVALQKRVAASEPGRYSFAHTFPTGTHAMWLYYWLASVGIDPFRQLRLLVVPPPQMVMNMKIGNMSGFCVGEPWNQRAISDNVGYTVVTSQQVWPDHPEKILATRARWVSENPHSARALTAAVLEAARWIDASDANRRETALAIAGRAYLNTKAETITGRMLGQYEDGLGRRWQDAHGLRFFHDGAVSYPWLSDGIWFLTQFQRWGLLKQQPDYLAVARAINRTDIYRQAASAAGNITVPQSEMRSSTLIDGRVWDGRDPAAWATGFAIKR; encoded by the coding sequence ATGAGCAATGCGGGTTTTATCGCTTCACGCCGCCGTTTTCTGATAGGCGGCGCCCTCGCGGCGGGCGGGCTGCTGGCGCCGGGGCTGCGCAACGCGGTATGGGCCGCCGGCTCCGACGCGCCGGAAAAAACGCAGCTGCGCGTCGGCTTTATCCCATTGACCGACTGCGCGCCGCTGGTGATGGCGGCGCTAAAGGGCTTTGATAAAAAACATGGCGTCAGCCTGCAGCTATCGAAAGAGGCGAGCTGGGCGGCAGTGCGCGATAAGCTCACCTCCGGCGAGCTGGATGCGGCCCATGCGCTCTACGGCATGATCTACGGCCTGCATCTCGGTATCGCCGGGCCGCAACGGGCGATGGCCAACCTGATGACGCTGAACAACAACGGCCAGGCGATCACCCTGTCGAACCAGCTCAAGGCGCAGGGCGTCACCGACGGCGTGGCGCTGCAGAAGCGGGTCGCCGCCAGCGAGCCGGGCCGCTACAGCTTCGCCCACACCTTTCCGACCGGCACCCATGCGATGTGGCTCTACTACTGGCTCGCCAGCGTCGGCATCGATCCGTTTCGCCAGCTGCGCCTGCTGGTAGTGCCGCCGCCGCAGATGGTGATGAACATGAAGATCGGCAATATGAGCGGCTTCTGCGTCGGCGAGCCGTGGAACCAGCGCGCCATCAGCGACAACGTCGGTTATACCGTCGTCACCAGCCAGCAGGTGTGGCCCGATCATCCGGAAAAGATCCTCGCCACCCGCGCCCGGTGGGTCAGCGAGAACCCTCACAGCGCGCGCGCCCTGACTGCCGCCGTGCTGGAAGCGGCGCGCTGGATCGATGCTTCCGACGCCAACCGACGCGAAACGGCGCTGGCGATCGCCGGACGCGCCTATCTCAACACCAAAGCGGAGACGATTACCGGGCGGATGCTCGGCCAGTATGAGGATGGGCTGGGGCGGCGCTGGCAGGACGCGCACGGGCTGCGCTTTTTCCATGACGGTGCGGTCAGCTATCCCTGGCTCTCCGACGGCATCTGGTTTCTGACCCAGTTTCAGCGCTGGGGCCTGCTGAAGCAGCAGCCCGACTATCTGGCGGTGGCGCGCGCCATCAACCGTACCGACATCTACCGCCAGGCCGCCAGCGCGGCGGGCAATATCACCGTGCCGCAGAGCGAAATGCGCAGCAGCACCCTGATCGACGGCCGGGTCTGGGATGGCCGCGATCCTGCCGCCTGGGCCACCGGCTTCGCCATTAAACGCTGA
- a CDS encoding SH3 domain-containing protein, which translates to MKIRFALTLLAVLTVAGCKPPSPPVNDDTLVSSTVNGVTLVHRHAVNAPAEFTPVDETWRALYDASVMTSPDYGGKVVRYLENGKPFQVLGKVENNWLAIADAEDTQLIGYVPLKAGVAADRYEETLRNDRPRPRRASKQVCVDVGGASKACRKANTATWILD; encoded by the coding sequence GTGAAAATTCGTTTCGCGCTGACATTGCTCGCTGTTCTGACCGTAGCTGGCTGTAAACCGCCGTCGCCGCCCGTTAATGACGACACGCTGGTCAGCAGCACCGTCAACGGCGTGACGCTGGTGCATCGGCATGCGGTTAACGCGCCCGCGGAATTCACCCCGGTTGATGAAACCTGGCGCGCGCTCTACGACGCCTCGGTGATGACGTCGCCCGACTACGGCGGAAAAGTGGTGCGCTATCTGGAAAACGGCAAGCCGTTCCAGGTGCTGGGCAAAGTGGAAAACAACTGGCTGGCCATCGCCGACGCGGAGGATACCCAGCTTATCGGCTACGTGCCGCTGAAGGCCGGCGTCGCCGCCGATCGCTACGAGGAGACGCTGCGCAACGATCGCCCGCGTCCGCGCCGCGCCAGCAAGCAGGTTTGTGTCGATGTGGGCGGCGCCAGCAAAGCCTGCCGCAAAGCGAATACCGCCACCTGGATCCTCGATTAA